The proteins below are encoded in one region of Streptomyces cyanogenus:
- a CDS encoding IS701 family transposase: MAEGSVWAAELDSVFARVAERFGRADLRWRMRDYVRGLLGRATRKNGWQLAEWAGHRTPDGFQRLLNSSVWDADALRDDVREYVAERLGPDGVLIIDDTGFVKKGTTSAGVGRQYTGTSGKIDNCQIGVFAAYATDVGRALVDRELYLPKSWTSDRERCRAAKIPDERPFATKGELARDIVRRCLAAGLPAAWVTADEAYGQDWHFRRLLEQLGVDYVVAVPKSQQIKSLAGIWRIDQLIEDAPADAWQRLSCGKGAKGQRVYDWAAAKLPANFIFDPDPPTHHRWVMARRSLSNPGEIAYYLAYAPAGIEISDLASIAGSRWAIEECFQAAKNECGLDEYEVRRYVGWYRHITLAMLAHAVLTALAAQADNDAKGAAETHQPSSHSPWRRSGGSWTLSCPAPEPSTTPSPTH, translated from the coding sequence ATGGCTGAAGGCTCGGTATGGGCTGCTGAGTTGGATTCGGTCTTCGCGCGGGTGGCGGAGAGGTTCGGCAGGGCGGATCTGCGGTGGCGGATGCGAGACTACGTCCGTGGACTGCTGGGGCGGGCGACGCGCAAGAACGGCTGGCAGCTCGCGGAATGGGCTGGGCACCGCACCCCGGACGGTTTCCAGCGGCTGCTGAACAGCAGTGTCTGGGACGCGGACGCTCTGCGTGACGATGTCCGCGAGTACGTCGCGGAACGGCTGGGGCCGGACGGAGTGCTGATCATCGACGACACCGGGTTCGTCAAGAAGGGCACCACCTCGGCCGGTGTCGGCCGGCAGTACACCGGCACCTCCGGAAAGATCGACAACTGCCAGATCGGGGTGTTCGCTGCCTACGCCACCGACGTGGGCCGGGCTCTGGTCGACCGGGAGCTCTACCTGCCCAAGTCCTGGACATCCGACCGTGAGCGGTGCCGGGCCGCCAAGATCCCTGACGAACGGCCGTTCGCGACGAAGGGCGAGCTGGCCCGGGACATCGTCCGCCGCTGCCTGGCCGCCGGCCTTCCCGCCGCCTGGGTTACCGCGGACGAGGCCTATGGACAGGACTGGCACTTCCGCCGCCTGCTCGAGCAGCTCGGCGTCGACTACGTGGTGGCGGTGCCCAAGTCCCAGCAGATCAAGTCCCTGGCCGGGATCTGGCGCATCGACCAGCTCATCGAGGATGCTCCTGCTGATGCCTGGCAGCGGCTGTCCTGCGGCAAAGGGGCGAAGGGCCAGCGAGTCTACGACTGGGCCGCGGCCAAACTGCCTGCCAACTTCATCTTCGATCCCGACCCGCCGACCCATCACCGCTGGGTGATGGCCCGGCGCAGCCTGTCAAACCCCGGGGAGATCGCCTACTACCTGGCCTACGCACCCGCCGGCATCGAGATCTCCGACCTGGCCAGCATCGCCGGCAGCCGCTGGGCGATCGAGGAGTGCTTCCAGGCAGCGAAGAACGAGTGCGGCCTGGACGAGTACGAGGTCCGTCGATACGTGGGCTGGTACCGGCACATCACACTCGCCATGCTCGCCCACGCAGTCCTGACCGCACTTGCAGCCCAGGCCGACAACGACGCAAAGGGGGCTGCAGAAACGCATCAGCCCTCATCCCACTCACCGTGGCGGAGATCCGGCGGCTCCTGGACGCTCTCCTGCCCCGCCCCCGAGCCATCCACGACCCCGTCACCCACGCACTGA
- a CDS encoding NUDIX hydrolase, protein MSDQGSYRRESARVLLIDELDRLLLLKFHVDPDAPSSGHGWCTPGGGVEDGETLAQAAARELREEIGLSVEPESLGSAVAETSGYADVGWAEGVFRDVFFQLRVTSHQVDVTGQEANERKYHAGHRWWPITDLAATNETLYPFGLAKLTAELVAGQAFDDPIQLPWHH, encoded by the coding sequence ATGTCTGATCAGGGAAGTTATCGCCGCGAATCCGCTCGGGTTCTGTTGATCGACGAGCTAGACCGCCTGCTCTTGCTGAAGTTCCATGTCGACCCAGATGCTCCCTCGAGCGGTCACGGATGGTGCACGCCCGGCGGCGGTGTCGAAGACGGGGAGACTCTGGCACAGGCGGCAGCCCGCGAGCTTCGCGAAGAGATTGGACTGTCCGTGGAACCAGAGTCCCTGGGATCAGCAGTAGCGGAAACCTCCGGATATGCAGATGTCGGATGGGCTGAGGGCGTCTTCCGGGACGTCTTCTTCCAACTTCGTGTCACAAGCCACCAGGTCGATGTGACTGGCCAGGAGGCGAACGAGCGCAAATACCACGCTGGGCACCGCTGGTGGCCCATCACTGACCTGGCAGCCACTAATGAGACGCTTTATCCCTTCGGCCTAGCCAAGTTGACGGCCGAGCTTGTGGCTGGGCAAGCCTTTGATGATCCGATTCAACTTCCCTGGCATCACTGA